A single window of Ferroacidibacillus organovorans DNA harbors:
- a CDS encoding IS4 family transposase, producing MVREPQHQDQLQSMVFAFFKQSKIAKLLKQSNITKQAGIAVLDVFRVIFSLVFTQRSLNRWLKQSGNDAFGKDTVYRFLNSPRHNWRRFLLLLSAAVIQQLSQLTSDDRADVFIVDDSLFSRSRSKKVELLARVYDHVSHTFVRGFRMLTLGWSDGNSFVPLAFSLLSSENERNRLCGVEDSIDKRTCGYKRRKESMQKATDALFELLTQAQAMGVTAKYLLFDSWFAYSAVILKALEHSMHVVCMLKAVPKVRYEYERRRLTLKELYSALRKRRGRAKILASVMVVMGQDENGDPIPAKIVFVRDRNRSRQWLALLSTDTSVSDDEVIRIYGKRWDIECFFKVSKSNLRLAKELQGRTYDQMFAHTTIVFTRYIMLATAARDEQDPRTIGALFFDCCDELDDIRFADALRLLIELLKSIMKTTDVQDDNVIDMIVEQFITHLPSAIKEKLVA from the coding sequence ATGGTACGTGAACCTCAGCACCAAGATCAACTCCAATCTATGGTTTTTGCCTTCTTCAAGCAATCTAAAATAGCAAAGCTCCTGAAGCAGTCGAATATCACAAAGCAGGCGGGTATCGCTGTGCTGGATGTATTCCGCGTCATTTTCAGCCTCGTATTCACTCAGCGAAGCCTGAACCGTTGGCTAAAGCAGTCTGGGAATGATGCATTTGGAAAAGACACGGTGTATCGTTTCCTGAATTCCCCTCGACACAACTGGCGGCGGTTTTTGCTATTGCTGAGCGCGGCTGTCATACAGCAACTATCTCAACTCACTTCAGATGACAGGGCAGACGTGTTCATTGTCGACGACTCGCTGTTCAGTCGCAGTCGGAGCAAGAAAGTTGAATTACTCGCCAGGGTCTACGACCATGTGTCTCACACATTTGTTCGTGGCTTCCGAATGCTGACACTTGGCTGGTCGGACGGAAACTCCTTCGTGCCGCTTGCTTTTTCATTGCTCAGTTCTGAGAATGAGCGCAATCGCCTTTGTGGTGTGGAAGATTCCATCGACAAAAGGACTTGCGGTTATAAGCGTCGAAAGGAGAGCATGCAAAAGGCAACAGACGCTCTGTTTGAATTGCTGACTCAGGCACAAGCGATGGGCGTTACCGCAAAATACCTGCTATTCGACAGCTGGTTTGCGTATTCGGCAGTCATTCTCAAGGCATTGGAGCATTCGATGCATGTGGTGTGCATGCTCAAAGCGGTGCCCAAAGTTCGGTACGAATACGAAAGACGTCGCTTGACGCTCAAAGAGCTTTACTCTGCTTTGAGAAAGCGCCGTGGACGCGCGAAGATCCTTGCCTCCGTGATGGTCGTGATGGGTCAGGATGAGAATGGCGACCCGATTCCTGCCAAGATTGTGTTCGTACGAGACAGGAACCGTTCCCGTCAATGGCTCGCACTGCTTTCTACGGATACAAGCGTGTCAGACGACGAAGTAATTCGCATCTACGGCAAGCGATGGGACATTGAGTGTTTCTTCAAAGTCAGCAAATCCAATCTGCGATTGGCAAAGGAACTTCAGGGACGTACGTACGACCAGATGTTTGCCCATACCACCATCGTTTTCACGCGATACATCATGCTGGCGACAGCGGCTCGAGACGAACAAGACCCAAGGACGATAGGAGCACTCTTTTTCGACTGCTGTGACGAGCTCGATGACATCCGGTTCGCTGACGCCCTGCGTCTACTGATCGAACTGCTGAAGTCCATCATGAAAACGACGGATGTCCAAGATGACAACGTGATCGATATGATTGTCGAACAGTTTATCA